From Providencia sp. R33, a single genomic window includes:
- a CDS encoding luciferase-like monooxygenase — translation MSDKKILLSLLDLAPITQGSTAKEAFSHSLDLAKLAEKLGYHRYWLAEHHNMTGIASAATSVLIGYLAANTESLRLGSGGVMLPNHSPLVIAEQFGTLNTLYPERIDLGIGRAPGSNQQTMQALRRHMNTDIDNFPQDIAQIVNWFDATNPDPAVRPVPGFGEKIPVWLLGSSLYSATLAAKLGLPFAFASHFAPDLLLQALEVYRSNFQPSKRLAKPYAMVCINIIAADTQREAEFLFTSMQQAFVMLRRGQTSQLPPPVESMADIWSPAEEYGVQQALGMSLVGDKSKVRHGLETILRQTQADEIMVNGQIFDHQSRLYSFELAMQVMNELS, via the coding sequence ATGTCAGATAAAAAAATCCTTCTTTCTTTGCTCGATCTTGCTCCGATCACCCAAGGGTCAACGGCAAAAGAGGCTTTTTCCCATTCTCTTGACCTTGCTAAATTGGCTGAAAAGCTAGGTTATCACCGTTATTGGCTTGCTGAGCACCACAATATGACAGGGATCGCTAGCGCAGCGACATCGGTACTCATTGGGTATTTGGCGGCAAATACAGAGTCTCTGCGATTAGGCTCTGGTGGCGTGATGCTGCCGAACCATTCACCATTAGTGATTGCAGAGCAGTTCGGTACGCTCAATACACTTTATCCTGAACGTATTGACTTAGGGATAGGGCGAGCACCGGGAAGTAACCAGCAAACCATGCAGGCACTACGCCGCCACATGAACACCGATATCGACAATTTCCCGCAAGATATTGCCCAAATAGTTAATTGGTTTGATGCGACTAATCCAGACCCCGCCGTACGTCCTGTTCCTGGGTTTGGTGAAAAAATCCCTGTTTGGTTATTAGGTTCAAGCCTTTATAGTGCAACCCTTGCGGCAAAATTAGGCTTACCTTTTGCGTTTGCTTCCCATTTTGCACCAGATTTATTATTGCAAGCGCTAGAGGTTTATCGCAGCAACTTCCAGCCATCGAAAAGACTCGCTAAGCCTTATGCGATGGTATGTATTAATATCATTGCAGCGGATACGCAGCGTGAAGCTGAATTTTTATTTACCTCAATGCAACAAGCCTTTGTGATGCTACGTCGTGGGCAGACCTCCCAATTACCACCGCCAGTTGAAAGTATGGCCGATATTTGGTCTCCTGCAGAGGAATACGGCGTCCAACAAGCACTTGGCATGTCATTAGTGGGGGATAAATCGAAAGTCCGTCATGGGCTAGAAACCATTTTGCGTCAAACACAAGCCGATGAAATTATGGTTAATGGGCAAATTTTTGATCATCAATCTCGTTTGTACTCATTTGAACTGGCGATGCAAGTTATGAATGAATTGAGTTAG
- a CDS encoding amidohydrolase, producing the protein MISSIITAAIKKHTPEMIAFRRDLHAHPELPFEEVRTTQRIAEELDKIGIEYRLTEPTGLIAEIKGGKPGRTVAVRADIDALPVLELNDSLEYKSTIEGKMHACGHDAHTAMLLTAAKALVEVKDQLAGNVRLIFQPAEEIAQGALAMIKQGAIENVDNVFGMHIWTTTPSGKVSCNVGGSFASADLLKVTFKGRGGHGSMPEATIDAAVVASSFVMNLQAIVSRETSSLDSAVVTIGKMDVGTRFNVIAENAVLDGTVRCFDIATRDRIEAAIRRYAEHTAAIYGATAQVDYTYGTLPVINEERSALLAQSIISEAFGEQSLITERPTPGGEDFSFYIENIPGCFALLGTGNAEKDTQWAHHHGCFNIDEDTMVTGAELHAQYAWAYLQQTDF; encoded by the coding sequence ATGATCAGTTCAATTATTACAGCTGCAATCAAAAAACATACACCAGAGATGATTGCTTTTCGTCGTGATCTACACGCTCACCCTGAATTGCCATTTGAAGAAGTGCGTACAACGCAGCGCATCGCTGAAGAACTAGACAAAATAGGCATCGAATATCGCCTGACGGAACCGACGGGGCTAATTGCTGAAATTAAAGGTGGAAAACCGGGCAGAACAGTTGCAGTACGTGCGGATATTGATGCGTTGCCAGTATTGGAACTGAATGATTCTTTAGAATATAAATCAACGATTGAAGGCAAAATGCATGCCTGTGGTCATGATGCCCATACGGCGATGTTATTAACTGCAGCGAAAGCACTGGTTGAGGTCAAAGACCAACTTGCGGGCAATGTCCGTTTGATTTTCCAACCAGCAGAAGAGATTGCACAAGGCGCGCTGGCGATGATCAAGCAAGGTGCCATTGAAAACGTCGATAACGTATTTGGTATGCACATTTGGACAACAACACCTTCAGGGAAAGTGTCTTGCAATGTAGGTGGCAGTTTTGCCTCAGCGGATTTATTAAAAGTCACGTTCAAAGGCCGCGGTGGTCATGGTTCTATGCCAGAAGCCACCATTGATGCAGCGGTTGTTGCATCATCTTTTGTGATGAATTTACAAGCGATTGTTTCCCGCGAAACATCTTCATTAGATTCTGCGGTTGTGACAATTGGTAAAATGGATGTCGGTACGCGTTTTAATGTGATTGCGGAAAATGCAGTATTGGACGGTACGGTACGTTGTTTTGATATTGCGACTCGAGACCGTATTGAAGCTGCAATTCGCCGCTATGCTGAACATACTGCCGCAATTTATGGTGCTACCGCACAGGTCGACTATACCTATGGAACGTTGCCAGTAATTAATGAAGAGCGCAGTGCCTTATTAGCGCAATCCATTATTTCTGAAGCGTTTGGTGAGCAATCATTGATCACTGAAAGGCCAACACCGGGCGGGGAAGATTTTAGTTTTTATATTGAAAATATTCCGGGTTGTTTCGCGTTGTTAGGTACAGGAAATGCAGAAAAAGACACCCAATGGGCGCATCATCACGGTTGTTTTAATATTGATGAAGACACGATGGTCACAGGTGCTGAATTGCACGCACAATATGCATGGGCGTATTTGCAACAAACGGATTTCTAA
- a CDS encoding MFS transporter encodes MEQQQYWLGLPKHLFWGFIAIAIFMSGDGFEMAFLSKHITDLGFTPTQSAMVFTVYGLMAAVAAWASGVVAEIITPLKAMMIGFVLWIVMHALFMAFGLGMKSYSMMLLFYGIRGLAYPLFIYSFMMMLVQVIPRAHLAAATGWFWAMYSVGIGVIGSYLPSFSIPMMGETGTLWMAIGWVAIGGMIAYFSLRNIPVDRSKVDLPMKDKMAELSRAATILFTNKDIFMASLIRIINTISLFGFAIIMPLLFVDRLGFTISEWLQIWAVFFFVTIFTNIFWGIVGEHIGWIRQVRWFGCLGMAVSSLLFYYLPVYFGHNFAIALIPAILLGIFVAAFVPMTAVFPSIEPHHKGAAVSIYNLSAGLSNFAAPAIASLVLPFFDIVGVVWAYTGLYIFAGILTFFIKVPQPGFENNRKIKPTKVIAQQQTNN; translated from the coding sequence ATGGAACAACAGCAGTATTGGCTTGGTTTACCTAAGCATTTGTTCTGGGGTTTTATCGCTATCGCTATTTTTATGAGCGGTGATGGCTTTGAAATGGCTTTTTTATCGAAACATATTACTGACTTAGGTTTTACACCAACACAGTCCGCAATGGTATTCACAGTTTATGGCTTGATGGCTGCGGTGGCAGCTTGGGCGTCGGGTGTGGTTGCTGAAATTATCACACCTTTAAAAGCCATGATGATCGGCTTTGTTTTATGGATTGTCATGCACGCATTATTTATGGCTTTCGGATTAGGCATGAAAAGCTACAGTATGATGTTGCTGTTTTATGGTATTCGTGGGCTAGCTTATCCGTTGTTTATTTATTCCTTTATGATGATGTTGGTACAGGTTATTCCCCGTGCTCACCTTGCGGCGGCTACAGGCTGGTTCTGGGCGATGTATTCGGTGGGAATTGGTGTCATCGGCAGCTATTTGCCAAGTTTCTCAATCCCAATGATGGGGGAAACAGGCACACTCTGGATGGCAATCGGCTGGGTCGCCATCGGCGGTATGATTGCTTACTTTAGTTTGCGTAATATTCCTGTTGACCGCTCGAAAGTTGATTTGCCAATGAAAGACAAAATGGCGGAGTTATCCCGTGCGGCGACAATTCTGTTTACTAATAAAGATATCTTTATGGCGAGCTTGATCCGCATTATCAATACTATTTCGTTATTTGGTTTTGCGATTATCATGCCATTGCTATTTGTTGACCGCTTAGGCTTTACTATTTCTGAGTGGCTACAAATTTGGGCGGTGTTCTTCTTTGTGACCATTTTTACCAATATCTTTTGGGGCATTGTTGGGGAACACATTGGTTGGATCCGCCAAGTCAGATGGTTTGGTTGTTTGGGGATGGCAGTTTCTAGCCTACTGTTTTACTACTTACCGGTTTATTTCGGGCATAATTTTGCGATTGCCCTGATCCCTGCCATTTTACTGGGTATTTTTGTTGCGGCCTTTGTACCAATGACGGCGGTATTCCCAAGTATTGAGCCACACCATAAAGGTGCCGCAGTTTCGATTTACAACTTATCTGCAGGTTTAAGTAACTTTGCTGCTCCAGCGATTGCCAGCTTGGTGCTGCCTTTCTTCGATATTGTCGGGGTTGTGTGGGCATACACTGGGTTGTATATCTTTGCAGGAATTCTGACGTTCTTTATAAAAGTTCCTCAACCTGGCTTTGAAAATAACCGCAAAATTAAACCAACTAAGGTAATTGCACAGCAGCAAACCAATAACTAA
- a CDS encoding YkgJ family cysteine cluster protein has translation MSNIHILKTDPSDNPCVSCGACCAYFRVSFYWAEAESGGGVVPQHLTEQITPFMSCMHGTNQKQNTRCSALQGTIGECVSCSIYAQRPTPCREFEQSWQDGIYNEACDRARAAHGLPPLEPHHPQIAC, from the coding sequence ATGTCAAATATTCATATTCTAAAAACCGATCCTTCAGATAACCCTTGTGTAAGCTGCGGTGCTTGTTGCGCCTATTTTCGTGTCTCTTTTTATTGGGCAGAGGCTGAAAGTGGCGGCGGCGTTGTGCCACAACATTTAACCGAGCAAATTACCCCTTTTATGAGTTGTATGCATGGCACCAATCAAAAGCAAAACACGCGCTGTAGCGCGCTACAAGGCACGATAGGGGAATGTGTATCTTGCTCCATTTACGCACAAAGGCCAACGCCTTGTCGTGAGTTTGAGCAATCTTGGCAAGATGGTATCTATAATGAGGCGTGTGACCGAGCGCGTGCTGCTCATGGGTTACCACCGCTAGAACCACACCACCCGCAAATCGCTTGCTAA
- a CDS encoding Zn-dependent hydrolase produces the protein METSTSRIQRHLEQLAEYTATPGQGTTRMSYSEQDKQARQYLKQQMTELGLQVREDAIGNIYGRLEGQQADLPAVIVGSHFDSVPHGGAFDGPAGIVAGLDVVARIREQNLTPKYPLEVIALVEEEGTSFGRGLMASSVITGLIGTKELYQLKDRQGVSAAERMAAAGFNADKAADAVLDPKNVKAFLELHIEQGPVLEQAGEDVGIVETIVGISQLEVKLTGKAGHAGTTPMDMRADALVCASLIISQIPALAKAAGDNTVATVGRLNVLPNGANVIPSEVIFSVDIRSKNDVALRKVIKQIIELTEKTSESAGIGSDIIQPLYVQPTELNNEIISTMQQHANEQNLKFRTMVSGAGHDTMIFAGVTQTGLIFVPSRNGLSHHPDEWTDYVQIARGVDVMFATVKSLIEC, from the coding sequence ATGGAAACAAGTACATCTCGAATTCAACGTCATTTAGAACAGTTGGCAGAGTACACCGCGACGCCAGGCCAAGGCACAACACGTATGAGCTATAGCGAGCAAGATAAACAGGCACGCCAATATTTAAAACAGCAAATGACAGAACTTGGTTTACAGGTTCGTGAAGATGCGATTGGTAATATTTATGGTCGCCTAGAAGGTCAGCAAGCAGATTTGCCCGCGGTGATAGTCGGTTCGCATTTTGATTCAGTACCTCATGGTGGGGCATTTGATGGCCCCGCGGGAATAGTGGCAGGGCTCGATGTAGTTGCGCGTATTCGCGAACAAAACTTAACGCCAAAATACCCACTTGAAGTGATTGCCTTAGTGGAAGAAGAAGGCACCAGTTTTGGTCGTGGTTTGATGGCATCTAGTGTGATCACGGGGTTAATCGGCACGAAAGAGCTCTATCAACTGAAAGATAGGCAAGGTGTTAGCGCCGCAGAACGTATGGCAGCTGCGGGTTTTAATGCAGATAAAGCGGCGGATGCGGTATTAGACCCGAAAAACGTTAAAGCATTTCTTGAGCTGCATATCGAACAGGGCCCTGTGCTTGAGCAGGCTGGCGAAGATGTGGGCATTGTCGAAACCATCGTCGGCATTAGCCAGTTAGAAGTTAAGCTGACAGGCAAAGCGGGCCATGCAGGCACAACGCCGATGGATATGCGTGCGGATGCATTAGTGTGTGCTAGCCTGATTATCAGCCAAATCCCCGCGCTGGCAAAAGCCGCGGGGGACAACACGGTTGCAACGGTTGGGCGGCTTAATGTTCTGCCAAATGGCGCGAATGTTATCCCAAGTGAAGTCATATTTAGCGTCGATATTCGTTCGAAAAATGATGTTGCTTTGCGCAAAGTGATTAAACAAATCATCGAACTGACAGAAAAAACCAGTGAGTCAGCAGGTATTGGTAGCGATATTATTCAGCCGCTTTATGTGCAGCCAACTGAATTGAACAATGAAATTATTAGTACAATGCAACAGCATGCAAATGAGCAAAATTTAAAATTTAGAACCATGGTGAGTGGTGCGGGGCACGACACGATGATTTTTGCGGGGGTAACCCAGACTGGATTGATTTTTGTACCTAGTCGCAATGGGCTTAGCCATCACCCTGATGAATGGACAGATTACGTGCAAATTGCACGTGGCGTTGATGTGATGTTTGCCACCGTGAAGTCACTCATTGAATGTTAA
- a CDS encoding helix-turn-helix domain-containing protein — translation MNLPAPPIDLISKALARERQKSGLSLSELSRKAGIAKSTLSQLESGSGNPSIETLWALCVALDIPFARLIEEKQETVTVIRHGEAVPVSAEHANYLAFLLSSAPDDSRRDIYTVIAQPGRDRISEPHMHGVSEHIIITAGRALVGPVDNPVELAVGDYIHYPGDEPHIMRALEPDTMAVMIIDKQN, via the coding sequence TTGAATTTACCTGCCCCCCCTATTGACCTTATTTCAAAAGCACTCGCTCGCGAACGGCAAAAAAGTGGGTTATCACTCTCTGAATTATCACGCAAAGCCGGTATTGCTAAATCAACGCTATCCCAACTGGAGTCAGGCAGCGGAAACCCGAGCATTGAAACGCTGTGGGCACTTTGTGTTGCGTTAGATATTCCTTTTGCGCGCTTAATTGAAGAAAAACAAGAGACCGTAACGGTGATCCGCCACGGTGAAGCCGTTCCAGTCAGCGCTGAACACGCCAATTATTTAGCCTTTTTATTGTCTTCCGCCCCTGATGATTCTCGTCGGGATATCTATACTGTCATTGCACAACCAGGGCGTGATCGTATTTCAGAACCACATATGCACGGTGTTAGTGAGCATATCATTATCACTGCAGGTAGAGCCTTAGTGGGCCCAGTAGATAACCCTGTTGAGTTAGCGGTTGGGGATTATATTCACTACCCCGGTGATGAACCGCATATTATGCGAGCATTAGAGCCCGACACCATGGCAGTGATGATCATCGATAAACAGAACTAA
- a CDS encoding AzlC family ABC transporter permease, giving the protein MLTSTLNSTLNNSTVKNIALVCLADLIVGISYGALAHSQGFNFWVPLTLSILVLAGASEFLFIGVIFTGGSPISAALAGLLVNSRHIPFSFAVGDLTGKGAKALLGYHIMNDESVVFGLAQETEKEKRAAFWLCGIGILLCWPLGVIIGEVLGSFVNDTHVFGMDAMFPAIILALSLPALKDKRLRITAIIGSVIAVATTPYLAAGIPVLLALLSLVIYIRK; this is encoded by the coding sequence ATGCTAACGTCTACCTTAAATTCCACGCTTAATAATAGCACAGTGAAAAATATTGCTCTGGTGTGTCTTGCTGACTTAATTGTGGGGATTTCATACGGTGCGCTCGCTCATTCTCAGGGCTTTAATTTCTGGGTGCCTTTGACACTATCAATACTCGTGCTTGCGGGGGCATCTGAGTTTCTCTTTATCGGCGTGATCTTTACAGGGGGAAGCCCTATTTCCGCTGCGCTAGCGGGCTTGCTGGTTAATTCACGCCATATTCCGTTTAGTTTTGCTGTCGGGGATTTAACCGGCAAAGGGGCAAAAGCGCTTTTGGGATATCACATTATGAATGATGAAAGTGTGGTTTTTGGCCTTGCGCAAGAAACAGAAAAAGAGAAGCGTGCGGCTTTCTGGTTGTGTGGTATTGGTATTTTACTTTGTTGGCCACTCGGGGTAATTATCGGCGAAGTGCTGGGCAGTTTTGTGAATGATACCCACGTATTTGGTATGGATGCGATGTTCCCTGCGATTATTTTAGCCCTTTCGCTGCCAGCACTAAAAGATAAGCGTTTGAGAATAACCGCCATTATTGGCTCGGTAATTGCGGTTGCAACAACCCCTTATTTAGCTGCTGGGATCCCTGTTTTATTAGCATTATTAAGCTTAGTTATTTATATAAGGAAATAA
- a CDS encoding DUF2526 family protein: protein MSHYDEIAQKVDLLLDENSVHNMNEMLMQLSHDTELNQEQRFEQQQRLRDAIFVHHNS, encoded by the coding sequence ATGTCCCACTATGATGAAATTGCTCAAAAAGTGGATTTACTGCTTGATGAAAATTCCGTTCACAATATGAATGAAATGCTTATGCAGCTTTCCCATGATACAGAACTCAATCAAGAGCAACGCTTTGAACAACAACAACGCTTAAGAGATGCTATTTTTGTGCATCACAACTCATAA
- the xylB gene encoding xylulokinase has protein sequence MYLGIDLGTSELKAVLIDRQGEIVASSHMALTVQRPHPQWAEQSPDSWWEATNAVVATLKQKAPEAWAAVKGIGLSGQMHGAVLLDKQNKVLRDCILWNDTRSAKECEWLMEQYPEFLTVGANLVMPGFTAPKLLWVAQHEPQIFREIGKVLLPKDYLRWKMTGQFVSEMSDASGTLWLDVAKRDWSDELLAATNLTREQMPLLVEGAEKSGVLRADLASHWGLSADVIIAGGGGDNAASAVGVGAINEGDALISLGTSGVIFVVNNQLQADPQHGVHAFAHALPNRWHQMSVMLSAANCLRWVCQLLSTTENQLMDEVGQLTDEQKKRAPIFLPYLSGERTPHNDPYATGSFFALRNETTRAELGYAVIEGVTFALADGMNVLQQTGTIMPRCSLTGGGARSPIWAQLIADVINVPIVTHPASSSGALGAARLAWLADGGEVDKVCQKPDILNTYLPQVINQQVLNQRLDVFRLLYQQQKQARELMP, from the coding sequence ATGTACCTTGGAATTGACCTTGGCACTTCTGAGCTAAAGGCTGTTTTGATTGACAGGCAAGGGGAAATTGTTGCGTCCAGCCATATGGCACTAACGGTACAGCGACCACACCCTCAGTGGGCTGAGCAATCCCCAGATAGCTGGTGGGAAGCCACAAATGCAGTAGTCGCAACCTTAAAACAAAAAGCGCCAGAAGCGTGGGCCGCAGTCAAAGGGATTGGCCTATCAGGGCAAATGCACGGCGCTGTTTTATTGGATAAGCAAAACAAGGTGCTGCGTGATTGCATTTTGTGGAATGACACTCGTAGCGCTAAAGAGTGCGAATGGCTGATGGAGCAGTACCCAGAATTCCTGACCGTTGGGGCAAACTTGGTGATGCCTGGTTTTACGGCGCCGAAACTCTTGTGGGTTGCGCAACATGAGCCACAGATTTTCCGCGAAATTGGCAAAGTATTGTTACCGAAAGACTACTTGCGTTGGAAGATGACAGGTCAATTTGTCAGTGAAATGTCAGATGCGTCTGGCACACTGTGGCTTGATGTCGCTAAACGTGATTGGTCTGATGAATTATTAGCAGCCACAAATTTAACTCGTGAACAAATGCCACTTTTAGTAGAGGGCGCTGAAAAAAGTGGTGTGTTGCGTGCTGATTTAGCCTCTCATTGGGGGCTGAGTGCAGACGTGATTATTGCCGGTGGCGGTGGTGATAATGCGGCTTCTGCGGTAGGTGTCGGAGCCATTAATGAAGGCGATGCACTGATTTCCCTTGGTACTTCAGGGGTGATTTTTGTGGTGAATAACCAGCTACAAGCGGACCCTCAACATGGTGTTCACGCCTTTGCCCATGCCTTGCCAAACCGTTGGCACCAAATGAGCGTGATGCTGAGTGCGGCAAACTGTTTGCGCTGGGTTTGCCAGCTATTGTCAACGACAGAAAACCAACTGATGGACGAAGTAGGTCAATTAACGGATGAGCAGAAAAAACGCGCGCCGATATTTTTACCTTATCTTTCAGGGGAAAGAACACCACACAATGACCCTTATGCGACAGGTTCCTTTTTTGCGCTGCGCAATGAAACAACCCGAGCGGAGCTGGGTTACGCAGTGATTGAAGGTGTTACTTTTGCTTTAGCAGATGGTATGAATGTGCTACAGCAAACGGGCACAATAATGCCACGCTGTAGCCTCACGGGGGGCGGTGCTCGCAGCCCAATTTGGGCGCAATTAATTGCCGATGTGATTAATGTGCCTATCGTCACACACCCAGCAAGTTCTTCAGGAGCATTAGGTGCGGCACGCCTTGCATGGCTTGCCGATGGAGGCGAAGTGGATAAGGTATGTCAAAAACCAGACATTCTTAACACCTATTTGCCTCAAGTGATTAATCAACAAGTTCTCAATCAACGGCTTGATGTATTCCGTTTATTGTACCAGCAACAAAAACAAGCAAGAGAGCTTATGCCGTAA
- a CDS encoding YegP family protein, with amino-acid sequence MGYYELKKSTKDVAQPYYFVLKAANHEIIATSEMYASKQSALKGIASVQKNGPTETIKDLTV; translated from the coding sequence ATGGGCTATTATGAATTGAAAAAATCCACGAAAGATGTGGCTCAGCCTTATTACTTTGTATTAAAAGCGGCTAATCATGAAATTATTGCTACCAGTGAGATGTATGCTTCTAAACAATCTGCGCTAAAAGGTATCGCTTCAGTACAAAAAAATGGCCCTACAGAAACCATTAAAGACCTCACAGTGTAA
- a CDS encoding AzlD domain-containing protein, producing MMENPWLIFSGIMILAVGTYLMRASGALLKGRVVLSENSKALFSAAAIVILFSVAVTSTLFSGESFSDWPKIIGVLVAGMLTWYKKPFILIVLSAAVVTALLRLM from the coding sequence ATGATGGAGAATCCGTGGTTAATCTTCAGCGGCATCATGATATTAGCTGTTGGAACATATCTTATGCGAGCATCAGGAGCTTTGCTGAAAGGCCGCGTAGTGCTTTCAGAAAATAGTAAAGCCCTATTTTCCGCTGCTGCGATTGTGATTTTATTTTCGGTTGCGGTGACCTCTACCTTATTTTCTGGGGAGTCATTTTCAGATTGGCCGAAGATCATTGGTGTTTTGGTGGCAGGAATGCTGACTTGGTATAAAAAACCATTTATTTTAATTGTGTTATCTGCTGCTGTTGTCACTGCACTGTTACGATTAATGTAA